A single genomic interval of Schistocerca americana isolate TAMUIC-IGC-003095 chromosome 2, iqSchAmer2.1, whole genome shotgun sequence harbors:
- the LOC124595376 gene encoding glycine-rich cell wall structural protein-like, whose translation MRILVCVYLCGLALAALAEEKQVKEKRGLTGSLGGYGGGLSGGYGGSYGGIYGGGYGGGYGGGYGGGLGGGLGGGISGGFGGAIGGGAPQVTVNRVPVPVPVPVENTIPVPVRVPVTVPVERPVPVHVPQPYPVPVDNPVPVPVKVPTPVSVPVPQPYVVKRPVPYVVSAGHGGLGGGLGGGLGGGLGGGLGGGLGGKFGGGYGGGFGGGYGGGFGGLGGYGKYGH comes from the exons ATGAGGATCCTG GTGTGCGTGTACCTGTGCGGTCTGGCCCTGGCAGCCCTGGCTGAGGAGAAGCAGGTGAAGGAGAAGCGAGGACTCACTGGCTCTCTGGGAGGCTACGGAGGTGGACTAAGTGGCGGCTATGGTGGTAGCTATGGTGGCATCTACGGAGGCGGTTATGGAGGCGGCTATGGAGGTGGTTACGGAGGCGGATTAGGAGGCGGTCTGGGAGGCGGCATCTCAGGTGGTTTTGGTGGTGCCATCGGAGGTGGAGCCCCTCAGGTGACTGTCAACCGAGTCCCCGTTCCTGTCCCAGTGCCTGTGGAGAATACCATCCCAGTTCCAGTGAGGGTCCCAGTCACAGTGCCCGTGGAGCGGCCTGTTCCTGTCCACGTACCGCAGCCGTACCCTGTCCCTGTAGACAACCCTGTGCCCGTCCCCGTCAAGGTCCCCACCCCAGTGTCCGTCCCAGTACCTCAGCCCTACGTCGTTAAGCGTCCAGTGCCCTACGTCGTCAGCGCCGGCCATGGAGGTCTCGGCGGAGGTCTCGGCGGAGGCCTCGGAGGAGGCCTGGGCGGTGGTCTCGGAGGAGGCCTCGGAGGCAAATTCGGTGGAGGCTACGGCGGCGGCTTCGGCGGAGGCTACGGCGGTGGCTTTGGAGGACTCGGGGGCTACGGAAAATATGGCCACTAA